In Phaeobacter porticola, one DNA window encodes the following:
- a CDS encoding GH1 family beta-glucosidase — MFRNSRADFPKEFLFGTATSAYQIEGHGFGGAGLTHWDSFAATPGNVVRAEHGGRACDHYHRYAKDLDLAAAAGFDCYRFSTSWARVMPEGRGAPNPEGLDFYDRLTDAMLERGLKPCVTLYHWELPQALADLGGWRNGEIAKWFGDYTEIIMSRIGDRMYSAAPINEPWCVGWLSHFLGHHAPGLRDIRATARAMHHVMLAHGTAIQAMRALGMGNLGGVFNLEWATPVDDSAAAQQAAARYDAIYNGFFLGGAFHGRYPDLALEGLEPHLPQGWQDDFATITAPVDWCGLNYYTRKQIAPDAGPWPQYAEVDGPLPKTQMGWEIYPQGLYDFLTRTARDYTGDLPLIVTENGMANADVVSEGGVEDMARITFVDDHLDAVRRAIADGVPVQGYFLWSLLDNYEWALGYEKRFGLVHVDFETLKRTPKASYHALRSALTSASK, encoded by the coding sequence ATGTTCCGCAACAGCCGCGCTGATTTTCCCAAAGAGTTTCTTTTTGGCACTGCCACCTCTGCCTATCAGATCGAAGGTCACGGATTTGGCGGTGCTGGGCTCACCCATTGGGACAGTTTCGCCGCCACCCCCGGCAACGTCGTGCGCGCCGAACATGGCGGGCGGGCCTGCGACCACTACCACCGTTACGCCAAGGATCTTGATCTGGCGGCGGCTGCCGGGTTCGATTGCTATCGATTTTCGACCAGCTGGGCGCGGGTCATGCCAGAGGGGCGCGGCGCGCCGAACCCTGAGGGGCTTGATTTCTATGACCGGCTAACAGACGCGATGCTGGAACGCGGGCTGAAGCCCTGCGTGACGCTGTACCACTGGGAACTGCCACAGGCCCTGGCGGATCTGGGCGGCTGGCGCAACGGCGAGATTGCCAAGTGGTTTGGCGATTATACCGAGATCATCATGAGCCGGATCGGTGACCGGATGTATTCTGCTGCCCCGATCAATGAGCCGTGGTGCGTAGGCTGGCTGTCACATTTCCTTGGCCATCACGCGCCGGGTCTGCGGGATATTCGCGCCACCGCGCGAGCGATGCACCATGTGATGCTGGCCCATGGCACTGCCATTCAGGCGATGCGCGCCCTCGGCATGGGCAATCTGGGTGGCGTGTTCAATCTGGAATGGGCCACGCCCGTTGATGACAGCGCAGCCGCGCAGCAGGCCGCCGCGCGCTATGATGCGATCTACAACGGCTTTTTCCTTGGCGGTGCCTTTCACGGACGCTACCCGGATCTGGCGCTGGAAGGGTTGGAGCCGCATCTGCCACAGGGCTGGCAGGATGATTTTGCCACCATCACCGCGCCCGTCGACTGGTGCGGGCTGAACTACTATACGCGCAAACAGATTGCCCCTGACGCAGGCCCATGGCCGCAGTATGCCGAGGTGGATGGCCCGCTGCCCAAAACGCAGATGGGCTGGGAAATCTATCCGCAGGGGCTGTATGATTTCCTGACACGGACAGCGCGCGATTATACGGGTGATTTGCCGCTGATTGTGACGGAAAACGGCATGGCCAATGCGGATGTTGTGTCTGAGGGCGGGGTGGAGGATATGGCGCGCATCACCTTTGTCGATGACCACCTCGACGCCGTACGTCGCGCGATTGCCGATGGCGTGCCCGTACAGGGTTATTTCCTATGGTCGCTGCTGGACAACTACGAATGGGCGCTGGGATATGAAAAACGCTTTGGCCTGGTGCATGTGGATTTTGAAACGCTGAAACGCACACCCAAGGCGTCTTATCATGCGTTGCGATCTGCGCTTACGAGCGCATCTAAATAA
- a CDS encoding LacI family DNA-binding transcriptional regulator, with amino-acid sequence MNLKELAAYLNLSQTTVSRALNGFPEVSEATRKRVAAAAEQHNYRPNTRAKALATGRAMAIGHVIPLSSQHEMVNPIFGDFIAGAGESYAAAGYDMVLSLVEDKKQEKAYREMASKRNVDGIVLHAPRMSDPRIGLLREIGLPFAVHGRASDVEGDYCWLDVNNKSAFDRATRFLIDLGHRRICLVNGLESMDFAWRRRAGYEYALKAAGLPLDPALMYAEEMTESYGYRTVVKTQAMIDPPTAYLVSSIIPAMGVRRAIEDSGRQMGREISVITHDDDLSYLRNGDEVPQFTATVSSVQEAGRQLANLLLDQIRNPGLPLPTRLLEAQLTVGRSTGPAPSPR; translated from the coding sequence ATGAACCTGAAGGAACTGGCCGCCTATCTGAACCTGTCGCAAACGACAGTGAGCCGTGCGCTCAACGGCTTTCCCGAGGTGAGCGAAGCAACCCGTAAGCGCGTCGCAGCCGCCGCAGAGCAACACAACTACCGCCCCAACACCCGCGCCAAAGCGCTGGCCACAGGGCGCGCAATGGCGATTGGTCACGTGATCCCGTTGTCGTCGCAGCATGAGATGGTGAACCCAATCTTCGGCGACTTCATCGCAGGTGCCGGCGAGAGCTACGCCGCGGCCGGCTATGACATGGTGTTGTCGCTGGTTGAGGATAAGAAGCAGGAGAAAGCCTATCGCGAGATGGCCTCCAAACGGAATGTTGACGGCATCGTTCTGCATGCGCCGCGCATGTCGGATCCCCGGATCGGACTGTTGCGTGAAATCGGCCTGCCCTTTGCAGTGCATGGACGCGCCTCTGACGTAGAAGGCGATTATTGCTGGCTGGATGTGAACAACAAAAGCGCTTTTGACCGGGCGACGCGGTTTCTTATCGACCTTGGGCACCGGCGGATCTGTCTGGTGAACGGGTTGGAGAGCATGGATTTCGCCTGGCGCCGTCGGGCGGGCTATGAATACGCGTTAAAGGCGGCAGGCCTGCCGCTGGATCCCGCGCTAATGTATGCGGAGGAAATGACCGAGAGCTATGGCTATCGCACTGTTGTGAAAACCCAGGCGATGATAGATCCGCCCACCGCCTATCTGGTGTCGTCGATCATCCCCGCCATGGGGGTGCGCCGCGCGATTGAGGATTCAGGGCGTCAGATGGGGCGCGAGATTTCGGTGATCACCCATGACGATGACCTGTCCTATCTGCGCAACGGCGATGAGGTGCCGCAATTCACCGCCACTGTGTCCTCCGTACAGGAGGCAGGCCGCCAACTGGCCAATCTGCTGTTGGACCAGATCCGCAATCCCGGCCTGCCGCTTCCGACCCGTCTGCTTGAAGCGCAGCTGACCGTTGGCCGCTCGACCGGTCCTGCGCCCTCTCCTCGCTGA
- a CDS encoding GNAT family N-acetyltransferase, which translates to MTLGFVISRASATEPEAAALIKRHLEQMASQSPEESCHALDGGGLDGDDVAFFLLRQEGTAIAMGALKQLRDGARELKSMHTLSEARGSGAGRMMLEFLLSYATEHGATAICLETGSTSDFEPARKLYEHYGFVECPPFEGYAKDPWSIFMRLDLSAAA; encoded by the coding sequence ATGACCCTCGGTTTCGTGATTTCGCGTGCCAGTGCAACAGAACCAGAGGCTGCAGCCCTGATCAAACGCCACCTGGAGCAGATGGCGTCACAGTCCCCGGAAGAAAGCTGTCATGCGTTGGATGGTGGTGGGTTGGATGGGGATGATGTGGCGTTTTTCCTGCTCCGCCAGGAGGGGACAGCGATTGCCATGGGCGCGCTGAAACAGTTGCGCGACGGCGCGCGGGAATTGAAGTCGATGCATACCCTATCTGAGGCCCGCGGCAGCGGGGCAGGGCGTATGATGCTGGAGTTCCTGCTCAGTTACGCGACCGAGCATGGCGCCACTGCGATCTGTCTCGAAACCGGCTCTACCAGCGATTTCGAACCGGCCCGCAAGCTCTATGAGCACTACGGGTTTGTCGAATGCCCACCCTTTGAAGGCTACGCAAAAGACCCCTGGTCGATTTTTATGCGCCTGGACCTGTCTGCCGCGGCTTGA
- a CDS encoding carbohydrate ABC transporter permease: MHPAIQGLLTIAFGVGGCVGYFYFSNLVLDRVIFPARGAHIARNIRRANMIRPWLFLFPALLALGLYLAYPVVETLRLSVTERVPGGGSEFVGLANYQQMLAEAKFWEALQNNFLWLLVVPAASTAFGLLAAQLTDRLAWGNIAKSLIFMPMAISFVGAAVIWKLVYDARPEGTDQIGVLNALYIYFGGDGPMQWLTIPFWNSFFLMMVLIWIQTGFAMVILSAALRGIPEETVEAAIVDGAGPFQIFFKIKVPQIMDTIVVVWTTITIVVLKVFDIVFAMTNGQWETQVLANYMYDKLFRANDWGVGSASAMVIMLLVLPILVWNVYNARREMR; the protein is encoded by the coding sequence ATGCATCCAGCCATTCAGGGACTGCTCACAATCGCCTTTGGCGTCGGAGGGTGTGTCGGCTATTTCTATTTTTCCAATCTCGTGCTGGACCGGGTGATCTTTCCAGCGCGCGGCGCGCATATCGCCCGCAACATCCGTCGCGCCAATATGATCCGGCCCTGGCTGTTCCTCTTTCCCGCATTGCTCGCGCTGGGGCTTTATCTGGCCTATCCGGTGGTTGAAACACTGCGCCTGTCGGTCACCGAACGGGTTCCCGGTGGCGGGTCGGAATTTGTCGGTCTTGCCAACTATCAGCAGATGCTGGCGGAGGCGAAATTTTGGGAGGCGCTTCAGAACAACTTCCTGTGGCTCCTTGTCGTGCCTGCGGCCTCAACCGCCTTTGGTCTGCTGGCCGCACAGCTGACGGACAGGCTGGCCTGGGGCAATATCGCTAAATCGCTGATCTTCATGCCGATGGCGATTTCATTCGTCGGCGCTGCGGTGATCTGGAAACTGGTCTATGACGCGCGACCCGAAGGCACCGACCAGATCGGCGTTCTGAACGCGCTCTACATCTATTTCGGCGGCGACGGGCCGATGCAGTGGCTGACAATTCCGTTTTGGAACAGCTTCTTTCTGATGATGGTGCTGATCTGGATCCAGACCGGCTTTGCCATGGTGATCCTGTCGGCAGCCCTGCGCGGCATCCCGGAAGAAACCGTGGAGGCCGCCATCGTGGATGGGGCCGGGCCGTTTCAGATCTTCTTCAAGATCAAGGTACCGCAGATCATGGACACCATCGTCGTGGTCTGGACCACCATAACCATCGTCGTGCTCAAGGTCTTTGACATCGTCTTTGCCATGACCAACGGCCAGTGGGAGACGCAGGTCCTGGCCAACTACATGTACGACAAACTGTTCCGCGCCAATGACTGGGGCGTCGGCTCTGCCAGCGCCATGGTCATCATGCTGCTGGTGCTGCCGATACTGGTCTGGAACGTCTATAACGCCCGCCGCGAAATGCGCTGA
- a CDS encoding aspartate aminotransferase family protein: protein MLRNDQLDQWDRDCFFHPSTHLAEFARGNLPQRVMTGGSGCHIEDRDGNRLLDAFAGLYCVNVGYGRPEIAEAIADQARELAYYHSYVGHGTEASITLAKMILDRAPDHMSKVYFGLSGSDANETNIKLIWYYNNILGRPEKKKIISRWRGYHGSGLMTGSLTGLELFHNKFDLPLAQVVHTEAPYYFRREDLSQSEADFVAHCVAELEALIAREGADTIAAFIGEPVLGTGGIVPPPAGYWPAIQAVLERHDILLVADEVVTGFGRLGTMFGSDHYGMRPDLITIAKGLTSAYAPLSGSIVSEKMWQVLERGTDENGPIGHGWTYSAHPIGAAAGVANLKLIDQLGLVENAATVGSYLNGEMRKALGDHPNVGDVRGEGMLCAVEFVADRDNHRLFDASDKIGPQIAAKLLEQDSVIARAMPQGDILGFAPPFCLTQDEADRVVSATHRAVTAVLG, encoded by the coding sequence ATGCTACGTAACGACCAACTCGACCAGTGGGATCGCGACTGTTTTTTCCACCCTTCAACGCATCTCGCGGAATTCGCTCGCGGAAATTTGCCACAGCGCGTGATGACCGGCGGCAGCGGCTGCCACATTGAGGACCGCGACGGCAATCGGCTGCTGGATGCCTTTGCCGGGCTTTACTGCGTGAACGTCGGCTATGGCCGTCCTGAAATCGCCGAGGCCATTGCCGATCAGGCCCGCGAGCTGGCCTATTATCATTCTTACGTCGGGCATGGCACCGAGGCCTCAATCACCCTGGCAAAGATGATCCTCGACCGCGCCCCCGACCATATGTCGAAGGTCTACTTCGGTCTCTCGGGGTCGGATGCCAATGAAACCAACATCAAGCTGATCTGGTATTACAACAACATCCTCGGCCGCCCGGAAAAGAAAAAGATCATCTCGCGCTGGCGGGGCTATCACGGGTCGGGGTTGATGACCGGGTCGCTGACCGGGTTGGAGCTGTTCCATAACAAGTTCGATCTGCCCTTGGCGCAGGTGGTCCATACCGAGGCCCCGTATTATTTCCGCCGTGAAGACCTCAGCCAGAGCGAGGCAGACTTCGTTGCCCATTGCGTGGCCGAGCTGGAGGCGCTGATTGCGCGCGAAGGGGCTGATACCATCGCAGCCTTTATAGGTGAGCCTGTTCTGGGCACTGGGGGCATCGTCCCGCCGCCCGCAGGATACTGGCCCGCCATTCAGGCGGTGCTTGAACGGCATGATATCCTGCTGGTCGCAGATGAGGTGGTGACCGGTTTTGGTCGGTTGGGCACGATGTTCGGCTCTGATCACTACGGCATGCGACCCGATCTTATCACCATCGCCAAGGGGCTGACCTCGGCCTATGCACCGCTGTCCGGTTCTATCGTGTCGGAAAAGATGTGGCAGGTGCTGGAACGCGGCACGGATGAGAACGGCCCGATTGGCCATGGCTGGACCTATTCGGCGCATCCTATCGGGGCCGCTGCCGGGGTGGCCAACCTCAAACTGATTGACCAGCTTGGTCTTGTGGAAAACGCGGCGACCGTTGGCAGTTATCTCAATGGTGAGATGCGCAAGGCCCTCGGCGATCACCCGAATGTCGGGGATGTACGGGGCGAGGGGATGCTCTGCGCGGTGGAATTCGTGGCGGATCGGGACAACCACCGCCTGTTTGACGCCAGTGATAAGATCGGCCCGCAGATCGCAGCCAAATTGCTGGAGCAGGACAGCGTGATCGCGCGGGCCATGCCTCAGGGGGATATCCTGGGCTTTGCGCCCCCCTTCTGCCTGACACAGGATGAGGCCGACCGGGTGGTCTCCGCCACCCATCGGGCGGTCACCGCGGTTCTTGGTTGA
- a CDS encoding ABC transporter substrate-binding protein: MKRSLLAAAGVLALSAGLAQAEGALTFPVGEGEFNWESFEALKATDLSGEQVTVFGPWLGPDQELVEKVLAYFAEATGADVRYTGSDSFEQQIVVDAEAGSAPNVAVFPQPGLVSDMAARGFIAPLGSETADWVRENYAAGDSWVDLSTFTGPDGNDDVFGLFYKVDVKSLVWYVPETFEDFGYDIPQSMEELKALTDQMVADGNTPWCIGLGSGGATGWPATDWVEDMILRTQDPGVYDQWVSNEIPFTDPRVVNAIEEFGYFARNDDYVSGGAGAVASTDFRDSPKGLFASPPQCLMHRQASFIPAFFPEGTEVGLDADFFYFPAYAEKDLGSPVLGAGTLWSITNDSKGARALMEFLKSPIGHEVWMAQQGFLTPHKGVNTDVYATDTLKKMGEILLSADTFRFDASDLMPGGVGAGSFWTGMVGYAGGTPAEEVAAEIQSSWDALK; this comes from the coding sequence ATGAAACGCAGTCTTTTGGCAGCAGCCGGCGTCTTGGCCCTGTCTGCTGGTCTTGCGCAGGCCGAAGGCGCGCTGACCTTTCCGGTCGGCGAGGGAGAGTTTAACTGGGAGAGCTTCGAGGCGCTGAAGGCAACTGATCTTTCGGGGGAGCAGGTTACGGTTTTCGGCCCCTGGCTTGGCCCGGATCAGGAGCTTGTGGAAAAGGTCCTGGCATATTTCGCCGAAGCCACCGGCGCGGATGTGCGTTACACTGGCTCTGACAGTTTTGAGCAGCAGATCGTCGTCGATGCAGAGGCAGGCTCCGCGCCCAACGTCGCCGTCTTCCCGCAGCCGGGTCTTGTGTCGGACATGGCAGCACGCGGCTTTATCGCGCCGCTGGGCAGCGAGACCGCCGATTGGGTCCGTGAAAACTATGCCGCCGGTGACTCCTGGGTTGATCTCAGCACCTTCACGGGGCCGGATGGCAATGACGATGTCTTTGGCCTGTTCTACAAGGTGGATGTCAAATCCCTTGTCTGGTACGTACCTGAAACATTTGAAGATTTCGGCTATGACATCCCCCAGTCGATGGAGGAGCTGAAGGCATTGACCGATCAGATGGTCGCCGATGGCAACACGCCTTGGTGCATCGGCCTGGGGTCTGGTGGTGCCACTGGCTGGCCTGCAACCGACTGGGTTGAGGACATGATTCTGCGCACCCAGGATCCGGGCGTTTATGATCAATGGGTCAGCAATGAAATCCCCTTCACCGATCCGCGTGTTGTGAATGCCATCGAGGAGTTCGGATATTTCGCCCGCAATGACGATTACGTCTCGGGTGGTGCGGGCGCCGTGGCCTCCACCGATTTCCGCGATAGCCCCAAAGGCCTGTTCGCCAGCCCGCCGCAATGTCTGATGCACCGTCAGGCGTCGTTTATCCCGGCGTTCTTCCCAGAAGGAACCGAAGTGGGTCTGGACGCAGATTTCTTCTACTTCCCGGCCTACGCGGAAAAGGATCTGGGCAGCCCGGTTCTGGGCGCTGGTACCCTGTGGTCAATCACCAACGACAGCAAGGGCGCGCGCGCATTGATGGAGTTCCTGAAATCCCCCATCGGACATGAGGTCTGGATGGCGCAACAGGGCTTCCTGACCCCGCATAAGGGCGTGAACACCGATGTCTATGCCACCGACACGCTGAAGAAGATGGGGGAGATCCTGCTCTCTGCCGATACCTTCCGCTTTGACGCATCTGACCTGATGCCGGGTGGAGTAGGCGCGGGATCCTTCTGGACCGGTATGGTCGGCTATGCTGGCGGCACCCCGGCTGAAGAGGTCGCAGCAGAGATCCAGTCCTCCTGGGATGCTCTGAAGTAA
- a CDS encoding terminase large subunit domain-containing protein: protein MERVVAFLEDLPITQGSLAGTKLQIRDWQRDFLEAIYAEDETGRRPVRTAVTSMARKNGKTQLVAGLGLCHLLGPEAEGRGEVYAAANDKAQAGKTFSEMVAILDEHPELDARVNVIKFSKRIEVLSGHGKGSIFQALSADASTKQGLSPSFTIYDELGTAPKRSAS, encoded by the coding sequence GTGGAGCGTGTCGTCGCCTTCCTTGAGGATCTGCCGATTACCCAAGGTTCCCTTGCCGGAACAAAATTGCAGATCCGCGATTGGCAGCGCGATTTTCTGGAAGCCATCTATGCTGAAGACGAAACCGGACGCCGCCCGGTTCGTACCGCTGTTACGTCGATGGCGCGCAAGAACGGCAAAACGCAGCTGGTCGCCGGTCTGGGTCTCTGCCACCTTCTAGGCCCTGAAGCCGAAGGGCGGGGCGAGGTCTACGCCGCGGCGAATGACAAGGCACAGGCGGGCAAGACATTTTCAGAAATGGTCGCGATCCTAGACGAGCACCCCGAACTGGACGCCCGCGTCAACGTGATCAAATTCAGCAAACGGATTGAGGTTCTGAGCGGTCATGGCAAAGGGTCCATCTTCCAAGCCCTCTCTGCCGACGCCAGCACCAAACAGGGGCTTTCCCCCAGCTTCACCATTTATGACGAACTCGGCACCGCCCCCAAGCGCAGTGCATCATGA
- a CDS encoding phage portal protein codes for MHDRFNDQMAAFEGCEFLMASLLTNGHAFARIETNARGQVIALYPLHPSNVAVERLENGRLRYRLGKDGAMDVSPIQLARESFSLALTQQDQATRQASRAFRAEGALVFPQSIGGDKKADALQILRDRVEGQVETSGILVLDGGVDWKSLSITAKDAEFLDSRKLSNIDVARTFSVPPTVVGITDNAAYSNVDGESRALVVRCLAPMARHIEQAMDAALLTVEGRKRFFVEHDLAGLMRGDIKARYEAYRIDREWGWLSPNEIRAWENMSEIEGGNEYLSPLNMTVLGEREVENNGE; via the coding sequence TTGCATGACCGTTTCAACGATCAAATGGCTGCCTTTGAGGGGTGTGAATTTCTGATGGCCTCGCTGCTGACCAACGGCCACGCTTTTGCCCGGATCGAGACGAATGCCCGTGGCCAAGTGATCGCCCTCTATCCGTTACATCCCTCCAATGTCGCCGTTGAGCGGCTGGAGAATGGCCGCCTGCGCTACCGCCTCGGCAAAGACGGTGCCATGGACGTGTCGCCTATCCAGCTTGCGCGCGAAAGCTTCTCACTGGCGTTGACACAACAGGATCAAGCCACTCGGCAGGCCAGTCGTGCATTCCGGGCCGAAGGAGCGTTGGTTTTTCCTCAGTCAATCGGGGGCGATAAAAAGGCTGACGCATTGCAGATCCTGCGCGACCGCGTGGAAGGCCAAGTCGAAACCTCCGGCATTTTGGTTCTGGATGGTGGGGTGGATTGGAAAAGCCTGTCTATCACGGCAAAGGACGCTGAGTTTCTGGACAGTCGCAAACTGTCCAATATCGACGTGGCCCGCACTTTCAGTGTGCCGCCGACTGTTGTCGGCATCACTGACAACGCCGCCTATTCGAATGTTGATGGCGAAAGCCGCGCCCTCGTGGTTCGCTGCCTTGCCCCAATGGCGCGTCACATCGAGCAGGCCATGGATGCAGCCTTGCTGACCGTTGAGGGCCGCAAACGGTTCTTCGTCGAACACGATCTGGCAGGCCTCATGCGTGGCGATATCAAGGCCCGCTACGAAGCATATCGCATTGACCGAGAATGGGGCTGGCTTAGCCCAAATGAGATCCGCGCATGGGAAAACATGAGCGAGATTGAGGGAGGCAATGAATATCTGTCGCCGTTGAACATGACTGTGCTGGGTGAGCGGGAGGTCGAAAATAATGGCGAATAG
- the argE gene encoding acetylornithine deacetylase yields MMEQTTGILSDLIAYPTVSADSNLEMIAYLANRLEDCGARVDVMFDASGQKANLFATLGPDADGGIVLSGHSDVVPVTDQDWTSDPFAMVERDGRLYGRGTCDMKGFIAATLAMAPEFAAQISRRPIHFAFTYDEEVGCIGAGHLVQALRERELKPRLALIGEPTSMRVVEGHKGCHEYSTRFQGLEGHGSDPGRGVNAVEYAARYVSRLLDLRGDLQQRTPPDSRFDPPWTTLNIGALNGGSAHNVIASKAQVDWEMRPVQPSDADHVKDTMARYCRDTLLPAMQAIYPEASIETEVVGEVAGLTPTSQNEARNLMADLLGTNAAELVPFCTEAGLFQELGMDVVVCGPGSIAQAHKADEYLTLDQLSQCLTVLNRLAGRLAD; encoded by the coding sequence ATGATGGAGCAGACCACCGGCATTCTATCGGATCTCATCGCCTATCCCACGGTCTCTGCCGACAGCAATCTGGAGATGATCGCCTATCTGGCCAACCGGCTTGAGGACTGCGGCGCGCGGGTCGATGTGATGTTTGATGCCAGCGGGCAGAAGGCAAATCTCTTCGCCACGCTTGGCCCGGACGCTGATGGCGGGATTGTGTTGTCGGGCCACAGTGACGTGGTGCCGGTGACCGATCAGGACTGGACCAGCGATCCTTTTGCAATGGTGGAACGGGATGGGCGGCTCTACGGCCGGGGCACCTGCGACATGAAGGGGTTTATTGCCGCGACACTTGCCATGGCGCCAGAGTTCGCCGCGCAAATTAGCCGCCGCCCGATCCATTTCGCCTTCACCTATGATGAAGAGGTGGGCTGCATTGGTGCCGGTCATCTGGTGCAGGCCCTGCGCGAGCGCGAGCTGAAACCACGACTGGCACTTATCGGCGAACCCACCAGCATGCGCGTCGTCGAAGGGCACAAAGGCTGCCACGAATACAGCACAAGGTTTCAGGGGCTTGAGGGGCACGGCTCCGATCCGGGGCGGGGCGTCAATGCGGTGGAATATGCCGCGCGTTATGTGAGCCGCCTGCTGGATCTGCGTGGCGATCTGCAACAGCGTACCCCACCGGACAGCCGCTTTGACCCGCCCTGGACGACGCTGAACATCGGCGCCCTCAACGGCGGCAGCGCCCATAATGTTATCGCGTCAAAGGCGCAGGTGGATTGGGAGATGCGACCGGTGCAGCCCTCGGACGCGGATCATGTCAAGGACACGATGGCGCGCTATTGCCGCGACACTCTCTTGCCCGCGATGCAGGCGATCTACCCGGAGGCCAGCATTGAGACTGAGGTGGTGGGCGAGGTGGCCGGTCTCACTCCTACCAGCCAAAATGAGGCCCGTAACCTCATGGCGGATCTGCTTGGCACCAACGCTGCTGAGCTGGTGCCCTTCTGCACCGAGGCCGGGTTGTTTCAGGAGCTTGGCATGGATGTGGTCGTCTGCGGCCCCGGATCCATTGCGCAGGCGCATAAGGCGGATGAATACCTGACGCTCGATCAGCTCTCACAATGCCTCACCGTGCTGAACCGATTGGCAGGGCGGCTGGCGGACTGA
- a CDS encoding M24 family metallopeptidase, with translation MTNPNIPFERSEYQQRLAKTRAAMADAGLDALFVTDPSNQAWLAGYDGWSFYVHQGVIIPRDGDPIWWGRHMDMMGARRTCWMPQDRLLGYGDHYVQSTDRHPMQDLAGHLRALGLERARIGVEMENYYYSAKAHAVLTAALPEATLAEATALVNWQRLTKSDAELGFMRKAARITDKVIQTAIERAAPGVRKNDLVADILHAGVTGVEGDWGDYPAIVPLTPSGLDATAAHLTWDGTPMRQGEATFFELSGCYRRYHAPLSRTVFLGTPSEEMLRIEAAQIEGIAAGIEAARAGNRTCDIANAFMAVMAKHGIERSGRMGYPVGLSYPPDWGERTASIRSEDTTVLQPGMVFHFMPALWMDTWGLETTETLLIRDTGAAEPLCSIERKLFVKG, from the coding sequence ATGACAAATCCAAACATCCCGTTTGAACGATCCGAGTACCAGCAGCGCTTGGCCAAAACGCGCGCGGCCATGGCCGATGCCGGGCTGGACGCGCTCTTTGTCACCGATCCGTCCAATCAGGCCTGGCTTGCCGGCTACGATGGCTGGTCGTTCTACGTGCATCAGGGGGTGATCATCCCGAGGGACGGCGATCCGATCTGGTGGGGGCGGCATATGGATATGATGGGCGCCCGCCGCACCTGCTGGATGCCGCAGGACAGGCTGCTGGGCTATGGCGACCACTATGTCCAATCAACCGACCGACATCCGATGCAGGATCTTGCCGGGCATCTGCGCGCTCTCGGGCTGGAACGCGCCCGGATCGGGGTCGAGATGGAGAATTACTACTACTCGGCAAAGGCCCATGCGGTGCTGACGGCCGCCCTCCCGGAGGCGACACTGGCGGAGGCAACGGCCTTGGTCAACTGGCAGCGGTTGACCAAATCCGATGCAGAGCTGGGCTTTATGCGCAAGGCCGCGCGGATCACCGATAAGGTGATCCAGACCGCCATCGAACGGGCCGCGCCCGGTGTGCGCAAAAACGATCTGGTGGCCGATATCCTGCATGCCGGTGTGACCGGTGTGGAGGGCGATTGGGGCGATTACCCGGCCATTGTGCCGCTGACCCCGTCCGGGCTAGATGCGACAGCGGCGCATCTGACCTGGGACGGCACCCCGATGCGGCAGGGCGAGGCAACCTTTTTCGAACTCTCCGGCTGCTATCGCCGCTACCACGCGCCGCTGTCACGGACTGTGTTTCTAGGCACCCCGTCAGAAGAGATGTTGCGGATTGAGGCGGCGCAGATCGAAGGCATCGCCGCCGGGATCGAGGCGGCCCGCGCGGGCAATCGCACCTGCGATATTGCCAATGCCTTCATGGCGGTGATGGCCAAACACGGTATCGAGCGTTCGGGCCGCATGGGCTACCCGGTTGGCCTGTCCTATCCGCCGGATTGGGGGGAGCGCACGGCGTCGATCCGCAGCGAGGATACAACTGTGCTGCAACCCGGCATGGTGTTCCATTTCATGCCGGCCCTCTGGATGGATACATGGGGGCTGGAGACCACCGAAACCCTGCTGATCCGCGACACAGGCGCTGCTGAGCCGCTCTGCTCTATTGAGCGCAAACTCTTCGTGAAGGGGTGA